DNA from Lactobacillus sp. ESL0791:
AGCAGTTGCGGTTTACGCATGAATTCTCTACATTTTAAACAAGAGGGGTTAATGAATCCTAAGCTGACCAGCATTTGTGACCTGTGCCAGCAGCGCGGTGAACAAGCAGAAAATTTTGCCAATATTGCGGTCAATATCTTTGCGCAGAGCCTGCTCTATACTTTTGTTGGACAAAAAAATGGTGCTGATAACACTACTTTTTTAATTAAAAATAAAGATGCGCGCAAACGCTATGAGGCTTTTATCCAAGATTATGATGGCAATGAATTGGCCCAAGCGCAACTGAACCGCCAAGATTTTAATGAAGCTGTAATTGCCAGTGAAACAGGCAAAATTGCTTTTGTTCCTAAACTAGAGCTAACTTTTGCTGAAAACCTGGAAAACATGGGCTTGAATGTCGATTTTCAATTAAATGAGGTTGACTACATTGATCGTGAACGCATCCGTGCTAAATACCAATATCGCTGCCAGTATTGCGGCCGCCGTGGTCGCAGTGTTGATCATAAAGATCCGGTGTCACTTTCGCACAATAATGATTTCGATAACTTGATTTTATCTTGTAAAGAATGTAACCGAATCAAGTCCAACATGCCCTTTGCTTTATTCATGAAGTTAAACAAGCAAATTCCAGAGGTTAATCACAAACTGGTTAAGTACGAAAATGCATTGGCAACTTTGAAAGGTGAGTTTGAACAGAAAAGACGGGAACTAGCGGCTAAAGCGCACTTAAAGGGCATCGTCAATGATCCGGAATTAAACCAAATGCGCAAACAGAATAAGAAGCTGCAGGATGCAATTGATAGCTTGCAGAGTGATTATGATGAATTGCGTTCCTTGCGTGAAAATTATTTTAATACTGGCTGGAAGCTGACGCAGGAAAAGCAAAAAGGAGATATCATTTAGTTTTTAAAATCAGGATATTGCATATAATGATAGTAAGTAAAAAGAGGCAATAACGATGAAAAAAATAAATCAGAATTTCAAATTTCAATTAAAAGTAGGCCTTGTACTAGTCATTTTGGGGTCAGCAATGTTAGCGGTTAACAACCAAGCGGTCACGGCGGCTTCTGCTGATGCTCCGGCGGCAAGTGACAATACTTTTCCTGCCTTGTGGACAGGCAGTGACGGTGATTGCAGCTGGAGTTATGACATTTTGACCAGAACTTTAACAATCAGCAGTGGCCCGAAGGGCCAGCAATTAAGCTCAACGCCGCTGGCGCGGTTGATTCCTTTCAGAAATGTTGAGCA
Protein-coding regions in this window:
- a CDS encoding HNH endonuclease, giving the protein MKFQCSSCGLRMNSLHFKQEGLMNPKLTSICDLCQQRGEQAENFANIAVNIFAQSLLYTFVGQKNGADNTTFLIKNKDARKRYEAFIQDYDGNELAQAQLNRQDFNEAVIASETGKIAFVPKLELTFAENLENMGLNVDFQLNEVDYIDRERIRAKYQYRCQYCGRRGRSVDHKDPVSLSHNNDFDNLILSCKECNRIKSNMPFALFMKLNKQIPEVNHKLVKYENALATLKGEFEQKRRELAAKAHLKGIVNDPELNQMRKQNKKLQDAIDSLQSDYDELRSLRENYFNTGWKLTQEKQKGDII